A window of Exiguobacterium sp. Helios genomic DNA:
ACTTTTTTGTTTTCGGACGCGAAACAAAAGGATTACCGTTAAACGTCATTGATGAGAATCTGGATCGTTGCATCCGTCTTCCGCAATCGAATCTTGTTCGTTCGCTCAATGTCTCGAACACGGCTGCCATCATCGTGTATGAAGCACTCCGGCAACAAGGATATGCGAATCTACTGTAAAACAACAGATCCCCCTGACCCGAATGAACGGGCAGGGGGATTTGTTTTATTCGTTACCTTCAGGTTTTTTGTTGTAGCCTGCAGTAAAAATCGCTGTCAAGAAAGCGAGGCTAACGCCTACCATTAAAATAAATGCCATTTTTGCTTCCCCCTTTAGTCTCAATAACCGATATAATCTATTATAGTATACTTGTAAGTGTAATTGTGTGCTACATATGAAATTTCTATGAATGGAGATTCGAAATGCGGACGAACGTCTACTTATTGAGTTATGCCCCTCTGATCAGCATCCTGCTGTTCAGTACGTCTCTTGCGATTGCTACGTCTGAGCTTGCACTGACGTGGTTGAATGACGTCGGGGTGTACGACGAGCTACTACAAATACTTAGTGCACGTAACACGAAGTTGCTCGTATGGCTTGGCTTTTTAATCATTTATTTCATGATCTTCAGTTCTTTGAAACTGATTTCCGATACGATTAATCAGCTTGGGTTTGCGTTTTTCATCAAAGAACAGGTGGGAACGACATTGAGTATGTTACGCCCCGGCAGTATTCTCCTGTTAATCGGAGGATGCATCAGTTTTGCATTCATGACATCGTTCCCGTTAGTTTGTCTCGTACTGGCAAGTTCTTTTTTAATCTATTTTTTCTTTTACGTGTTTCAAATCAGTAAAATGACCTCCACTGCAGGAGCCATCGGACTAGTGGTATTTCTTTTTCTGGCATGGGGCATGTTACTGGCCGGATTGACCTGGGTCGGACTGAGCTTGTTCAATTCGCTAGGACAAGCCGTTTTGTTTACGAAATAAGTCATTGGACAATCGAAGCCCACGTTCTGACCTGTAATGTACTGTTCGCTTCGCTTGGGAAGGCACGGGGAATATCTGCCCCAAGCCAGATTCCTCCGACATGTTGATTCTTTATGCCGACAAACCACATGTCTTTATTGTCGTTTGTCGTACCGGTCTTGCCTCCTGTATAGGCAAAATTAGAATCATAACCCAAGCGTCCTGTTCCATAGGTCATGACGTTGTGGAGCCCTTTGCGCAGTAATTGGTTTGTCCGGCTCGACCAGATCCGGTCCGTTGACATCGTATGCCGGTAAAGTGCTCCCTGATCCGTCGTGATGGTGCGGATCATCGAAGAGGGACTGTAAAGTCCATCATTGACAAAGGTTGTATAGGCACTAGTCAGTTCAAGTGGACTGACGCCATACTTCAACCCGCCTAATGCACTGTTGTAGGAATTATCTTCTTCCGTCCATTGACTGAACCGGAACGGTCGGATCGTCTTCAATCCTTCATTAAACGAAACAGAAAAAGCACGTAAGGCTGGTGTATTGTAGGAGTAAGCAATCGCATCAGCAATCGTCACGCTTCCGAGAATCCGGTTGCTACTGTTTTGCGGACAGTACCCGTCAAAACAAACAGGACTTCCGTCCAATCGACTCGTTAATGTTTTTTTCGTCTTTTCAAGGTAGGGACCATAAACAAGTAATGGTTTCAACGTTGACCCAGGCTGACGGTAAGACTGAACCGCCCGGTTGAGCTGTCCCGGTACATTGGACTTGTTGCCGACAAGTGCTGTTACACCACGTGTATCTCCATCGATTCCGACGTAAGCGCCTTCAATCGGTTGGGGGAGTTGTTGAATCGCTTGTTTGGCCCGCGTCTGTTCTGCCGGATCAAGATAAGTCTGAATGACGGCGCCATGTTGATGTAAATACTGTTCAGCCTGTGACATGCTCAAATTTTTTAAAGCGGCTGTTTGGCGGATTGCTTCTGATACGCTGGCATCAATGTAATCAGGATACCGGATGGTCGGCTTATGAAACGAAAGGTTGACCGACTGCTTCCGGGCTTTGTTTGAAATGTTTTGCGTCTGCTGCAAAGCTTTTAAAATGCGTTGTTGGCGTTTGCTTGTATTTTTCGGAAACCGCAATGGATTGTAAAGAGACGGATTGTTTGGAATCGAAGCCAAATAGCTGACTTCCGCCCAGTTTAAATCTTTTGAATGTTTTCCAAGATAGGATGTTGCTGCGAGTTCGATGCCGTAGATATTATTCGCAAAATAAGCTTGATTGACATACGCCGTTAAAAGCTCTTTTTTTGAATATTTTTGTTC
This region includes:
- a CDS encoding DUF5366 family protein: MRTNVYLLSYAPLISILLFSTSLAIATSELALTWLNDVGVYDELLQILSARNTKLLVWLGFLIIYFMIFSSLKLISDTINQLGFAFFIKEQVGTTLSMLRPGSILLLIGGCISFAFMTSFPLVCLVLASSFLIYFFFYVFQISKMTSTAGAIGLVVFLFLAWGMLLAGLTWVGLSLFNSLGQAVLFTK
- a CDS encoding transglycosylase domain-containing protein, which produces MRITTGYTLVLALAFSLVLTLFSVRNQLDLAQDLFRWADQKTTDRPLASYQPITVTYQKERLELYDGLRRNDLKANALPPKVEQAFIAIEDRRFYQHDGYDITGILRAFTENQSGDNKGQGGSTITQQLARMTYLSTEKTYTRKIKEILIAIELEQKYSKKELLTAYVNQAYFANNIYGIELAATSYLGKHSKDLNWAEVSYLASIPNNPSLYNPLRFPKNTSKRQQRILKALQQTQNISNKARKQSVNLSFHKPTIRYPDYIDASVSEAIRQTAALKNLSMSQAEQYLHQHGAVIQTYLDPAEQTRAKQAIQQLPQPIEGAYVGIDGDTRGVTALVGNKSNVPGQLNRAVQSYRQPGSTLKPLLVYGPYLEKTKKTLTSRLDGSPVCFDGYCPQNSSNRILGSVTIADAIAYSYNTPALRAFSVSFNEGLKTIRPFRFSQWTEEDNSYNSALGGLKYGVSPLELTSAYTTFVNDGLYSPSSMIRTITTDQGALYRHTMSTDRIWSSRTNQLLRKGLHNVMTYGTGRLGYDSNFAYTGGKTGTTNDNKDMWFVGIKNQHVGGIWLGADIPRAFPSEANSTLQVRTWASIVQ